In Algihabitans albus, one genomic interval encodes:
- the bchI gene encoding magnesium chelatase ATPase subunit I has translation MSSAAKRLAFPFPAIVGQEEMRQALLISAVDPGIGGVLVFGDRGTGKSTTIRALAALLPEQQVILGCPYGCDPATPQGLCPVCEPADPAHGHEHLKPKVAKVPVPVVDLPLGVTEDRVVGALNLERALTHGEKAFEPGLLARANRGFLYIDEVNLLEDHIVDLLLDVAASGENLVEREGLSVRHPARFVLIGSGNPEEGELRPQLLDRFGLSVEVTTPEDLDTRIEVVRRRDNFERDPAAFCEVWAKDSDKLRRRLLSARKKLKGVEVSEAAYRRAATLCVSLGTDGLRGELTLVRAARALAALEGKAAVSDDHLRRIAPSALRHRLRRDPLDEAGSGVRVERALGEVFAA, from the coding sequence ATGAGTTCTGCGGCGAAGCGGCTCGCTTTCCCCTTTCCGGCGATCGTCGGGCAGGAGGAGATGCGGCAGGCCTTGCTGATTTCCGCCGTCGACCCCGGTATCGGCGGCGTTCTGGTGTTCGGCGACCGGGGAACCGGCAAGTCGACGACGATCAGGGCGCTGGCGGCCCTCCTGCCGGAGCAGCAGGTGATACTCGGCTGTCCCTATGGCTGCGACCCGGCAACGCCGCAGGGGCTTTGCCCCGTGTGCGAGCCTGCGGACCCGGCGCACGGTCATGAGCACCTCAAGCCGAAGGTGGCCAAGGTGCCGGTCCCTGTCGTCGATCTGCCTCTCGGCGTCACTGAAGATCGCGTGGTCGGCGCGCTCAACCTGGAACGGGCCTTGACCCACGGCGAGAAGGCCTTCGAGCCCGGTTTGCTGGCGCGGGCCAACCGGGGCTTTCTCTATATCGACGAGGTCAATCTCCTGGAAGACCACATCGTCGATCTCCTGCTGGATGTTGCGGCCTCCGGCGAGAATCTGGTCGAGCGGGAAGGCCTGTCGGTTCGGCATCCGGCCCGCTTCGTGCTGATCGGCTCGGGGAACCCCGAAGAAGGCGAACTGCGCCCGCAGCTGCTCGACCGCTTCGGTCTCTCCGTCGAAGTCACCACCCCGGAGGACCTGGACACGCGGATCGAGGTCGTTCGCCGTCGCGACAACTTCGAGCGCGATCCCGCCGCCTTCTGCGAAGTCTGGGCGAAGGACAGCGACAAACTGCGCCGCCGTCTCCTCTCGGCGCGCAAGAAGCTGAAGGGCGTCGAGGTGTCGGAGGCGGCCTATCGCCGGGCGGCGACGCTCTGCGTGTCGCTCGGAACAGACGGCTTGCGGGGCGAACTTACCCTGGTGCGGGCAGCGCGGGCGTTGGCTGCTCTGGAGGGCAAGGCGGCCGTTTCGGACGATCATTTGCGACGTATCGCGCCCTCCGCGCTTCGCCACCGCCTGCGCCGTGATCCTCTGGACGAGGCCGGTTCCGGAGTGAGGGTGGAGCGGGCCTTGGGGGAGGTCTTCGCTGCCTGA
- a CDS encoding LysR substrate-binding domain-containing protein yields MRYDVDPVLLRTLIAVVDHGGATAAARQLSLTQSAVSQHLRKLEGHLACKLFERQGRRLMLTATGEVALGYARGILRMQDEMKARLDRPPVVGTVRLGTPDLYAAYLLPSVLGEFGRAFPEVQIELRCRLSHVLLDDLGRGEIDIALVTRQPSMAGGSRVRDEQLVWISGLGLDATARSPLPLAMLPAGNLYRTMALDALERSGRQWKVVCESASIGGLYAAVMSGLAVSVVARSTVTADVREVGRAEGLPNLPSVELILYRAPNATSDAVRCLEDYIRRKLRV; encoded by the coding sequence ATGCGTTACGATGTCGATCCGGTCCTGCTGCGCACGCTGATCGCCGTGGTCGATCATGGGGGGGCGACGGCGGCGGCACGGCAGCTTTCCCTGACCCAGTCGGCGGTCAGTCAGCATCTGCGGAAGCTGGAGGGACACCTCGCCTGCAAACTCTTCGAGCGGCAGGGCCGCCGCCTGATGCTCACGGCGACCGGCGAAGTGGCGCTCGGCTATGCGCGGGGCATTCTGCGCATGCAGGACGAGATGAAGGCACGCCTGGACCGGCCGCCGGTGGTCGGCACCGTCCGCCTGGGCACGCCGGACCTCTATGCCGCCTACCTTCTTCCCTCGGTGCTCGGAGAGTTCGGCCGGGCCTTTCCCGAAGTGCAGATCGAGCTGCGCTGCCGCCTCAGTCACGTCCTGCTCGACGACCTGGGGCGCGGCGAGATCGATATCGCGCTGGTCACACGCCAACCCTCGATGGCGGGCGGCAGCCGGGTGCGCGACGAGCAACTCGTCTGGATCTCCGGCCTGGGCCTCGACGCCACCGCCCGCAGTCCCCTGCCTCTGGCGATGTTACCGGCGGGAAACCTCTATCGGACCATGGCGCTCGACGCGCTCGAGAGGTCGGGGCGGCAGTGGAAGGTCGTCTGCGAGAGCGCGAGCATCGGCGGCCTCTACGCCGCCGTCATGTCCGGTCTCGCCGTCTCCGTTGTCGCGCGCAGCACCGTCACGGCCGACGTCCGGGAGGTCGGACGTGCCGAAGGCCTGCCCAACCTGCCGAGCGTCGAACTCATTCTCTACCGTGCGCCCAACGCGACCTCCGATGCCGTGCGCTGCCTGGAGGACTACATCCGCCGGAAACTGCGGGTCTGA
- a CDS encoding TauD/TfdA family dioxygenase, which produces MSQPQSASDRTGGRSAWVRSDIALDRVTLPVDAKVREEMLAVVAHLRHRPLPTILLSPSVFELPASRRLAAEIQRLLDGGPRFCLVDRLPVEEMTSDEAKACYWLLSSLVCRPVAQKLDGTMIYDVRDTGLKADPGSGVRPDKTNIDLTFHNDNAYNARMPEVVGLLCLKTARSGGRSRVMSFQTAHRALLERAPQVVPRLYEPFWFDRQREHRDDEDPTFAAPIFVDAAGEVQARLGLHQVRNAYAMRGEELDSEGRQAIDALQQVFADPDLQFDFAMEAGQVQFVHNLTVGHSRTQFEDFEAPERRRHLVRLWLRDSGDRSYPG; this is translated from the coding sequence ATGTCTCAACCCCAATCGGCCTCCGATCGAACAGGCGGACGCAGTGCCTGGGTCCGCAGCGATATCGCCTTGGACCGCGTGACGCTTCCCGTCGACGCCAAGGTTCGCGAGGAGATGCTGGCCGTCGTCGCGCATCTCCGGCACCGTCCGCTGCCGACGATCCTGCTCTCGCCGTCGGTTTTCGAGCTGCCGGCCAGTCGCCGCCTTGCCGCGGAGATCCAGCGCCTGCTGGACGGGGGGCCGCGCTTCTGTCTGGTCGACCGGCTGCCGGTCGAGGAGATGACCTCCGACGAAGCCAAGGCCTGCTATTGGCTGCTGTCCTCGCTGGTCTGCCGGCCGGTCGCCCAGAAGCTCGACGGCACCATGATCTACGACGTCCGGGATACGGGCCTGAAGGCGGATCCCGGCTCCGGTGTCCGGCCGGACAAGACCAACATCGACCTGACCTTCCACAACGATAACGCCTACAACGCGCGAATGCCGGAGGTGGTCGGACTGCTCTGCCTGAAGACCGCACGCAGCGGCGGCCGCAGCCGGGTGATGAGCTTCCAGACCGCGCACCGGGCGCTGCTCGAGCGCGCACCTCAGGTCGTGCCGCGCCTCTACGAACCCTTCTGGTTCGACCGGCAGCGCGAACACCGTGATGACGAGGATCCGACTTTCGCCGCGCCGATCTTCGTGGATGCGGCGGGAGAAGTTCAGGCCAGGCTGGGTCTGCATCAGGTCCGCAACGCCTATGCCATGCGCGGCGAGGAATTGGATTCGGAGGGGCGGCAGGCCATCGACGCCCTTCAGCAGGTCTTCGCGGATCCCGACCTGCAGTTCGACTTCGCCATGGAGGCGGGCCAGGTGCAGTTCGTCCACAACCTGACCGTCGGTCACAGCCGTACCCAGTTCGAAGATTTCGAAGCGCCGGAGCGCCGCCGGCATCTCGTCAGGCTCTGGCTCCGCGACAGCGGAGACAGGTCCTACCCCGGGTGA
- a CDS encoding ABC transporter ATP-binding protein produces the protein MTVVPREATGQADSGLLTIQGVSKHFGGVTAVDNCSLSIEAGTITAIIGPNGAGKSTLMNLIGGLYRPDSGRILFDGEDVTALPPYRRAKRGLMRTFQISRELAQLTVFENVLLAGQPVEIESPFAAFLMPRTVRREERRLARRAEELLERVGLFRLADMPAAGLSGGQKKLLELVRALMLEPKLILLDEPAAGVSPPMVRELARTIRELRDEGLTIGLVEHDMELVAELADRVDVLAEGRNLTGGSFQEVTRDARVVEAYLGGVA, from the coding sequence ATGACGGTGGTGCCGCGCGAAGCGACCGGCCAGGCCGACTCCGGCCTGCTCACGATCCAAGGTGTGTCGAAGCACTTCGGGGGCGTGACCGCCGTCGACAACTGCTCGCTCTCCATCGAAGCCGGAACGATTACGGCCATCATCGGACCGAACGGGGCCGGCAAGTCGACCCTGATGAACCTGATCGGCGGCCTTTACAGGCCGGACAGCGGCCGGATCCTGTTCGATGGCGAGGACGTGACTGCCCTGCCGCCCTATCGGCGGGCCAAGCGCGGCCTGATGCGCACCTTTCAGATCTCGCGCGAACTGGCCCAGCTCACGGTCTTCGAGAACGTCCTGCTGGCCGGTCAGCCGGTCGAGATCGAGAGCCCTTTCGCCGCCTTCCTGATGCCCCGGACGGTCCGGCGCGAGGAACGCCGGCTCGCCCGGCGCGCAGAGGAGCTGCTCGAGCGCGTCGGCCTGTTCCGGCTGGCCGACATGCCGGCGGCCGGGCTCTCGGGCGGCCAGAAGAAGCTGCTCGAACTCGTGCGAGCCCTGATGCTCGAGCCGAAACTGATCCTGCTCGACGAGCCGGCGGCGGGCGTCAGTCCGCCGATGGTCCGGGAATTGGCGCGGACGATCCGCGAGCTGCGCGACGAGGGACTGACCATCGGCCTGGTCGAACACGACATGGAGTTGGTGGCCGAGCTGGCCGATCGCGTCGACGTCCTCGCGGAAGGCCGCAACCTGACCGGCGGTTCCTTTCAGGAGGTAACGCGGGACGCGCGGGTGGTCGAAGCCTATCTGGGAGGCGTCGCGTGA
- a CDS encoding ABC transporter ATP-binding protein, giving the protein MTPAVSASASSALIAPLSVRDLRVGYGAGDILKGVSFEVPPGAIFTIVGPNGSGKSTLIKAVAGLVPAREGAVHLLGSDITRLPANQRVNNGLAYVPQEHNVFRNMTVGENLKLATEFLDATRVATKTQRDKVLEMFPDVAERLQLQAGNLSGGQRQMLAFACALMANPELLLLDEPSAGLSPKFVEQIFAAVRTVRDSGVTIFMIEQNVAASLPFSDTALVLVAGEVRLVTAADRLLADHDLHQLYLGRAA; this is encoded by the coding sequence GTGACGCCGGCCGTCTCCGCATCCGCTTCGTCCGCGCTCATAGCGCCGCTTTCGGTCCGCGATCTGCGAGTCGGCTACGGCGCCGGCGACATTCTGAAGGGTGTGAGCTTCGAGGTGCCGCCGGGCGCGATCTTCACGATCGTCGGGCCGAACGGCTCCGGCAAATCCACGCTGATCAAGGCGGTCGCAGGTCTCGTGCCCGCGCGGGAGGGTGCGGTTCATCTGCTCGGAAGCGACATCACACGATTGCCCGCCAACCAGAGGGTGAACAACGGCCTGGCCTACGTTCCGCAGGAGCACAACGTCTTCCGCAACATGACGGTCGGCGAGAATCTCAAGCTCGCGACCGAGTTCCTGGACGCTACCCGCGTCGCGACGAAAACGCAGCGTGACAAGGTGCTGGAGATGTTTCCGGACGTGGCCGAACGGCTGCAGTTGCAGGCCGGGAACCTCAGCGGCGGACAGCGTCAGATGCTGGCCTTCGCCTGCGCCCTGATGGCGAACCCGGAGCTGCTCTTGCTGGACGAGCCCTCCGCGGGGTTGTCGCCCAAGTTCGTGGAGCAGATCTTCGCCGCCGTGCGAACGGTGCGCGACTCAGGCGTTACCATCTTCATGATCGAGCAGAACGTGGCGGCCTCCCTGCCCTTCTCGGACACGGCCCTGGTGCTGGTCGCCGGCGAAGTGCGGCTGGTCACGGCGGCCGACCGCCTGCTCGCCGACCACGACCTGCACCAACTCTACCTGGGCCGCGCGGCATGA
- a CDS encoding branched-chain amino acid ABC transporter permease — MIAQLAINGLITGMIIALPAVALTLIFSILKFPNFAIGGMLTAGAYLAWAFNTLAGLPLLAAAFAAILAFSAIMVASDKLVFRPLRDRGPITLLVASMGLSFILENVCRLFFGNLARNFDIPIERPYRIAGLRINPEQITTAIVTLLAMAAVYLLLRHSPLGRAMRAVADNPSLAAARGIDRDRTIMWTWILAASLTVIAGVLVGMDRAIDPMMGWSYIITIFAAAILGGLGSPVGAVLGALAVGLVQELSVLVIESQYRQAVSFVAIALLLLFRPQGLLGQVRIAR, encoded by the coding sequence ATGATCGCTCAGCTCGCCATCAACGGCCTGATCACCGGCATGATCATCGCCCTGCCGGCGGTCGCGCTGACCCTGATCTTCTCGATCCTGAAGTTCCCCAACTTCGCGATCGGCGGCATGCTGACGGCCGGAGCCTACCTGGCCTGGGCTTTCAACACGCTCGCCGGTCTACCGCTGCTGGCCGCGGCCTTCGCAGCCATCCTCGCCTTCTCGGCGATCATGGTGGCGAGCGACAAACTGGTCTTCCGACCACTGCGCGACCGTGGTCCGATCACGCTCCTGGTCGCCTCGATGGGCCTCTCCTTCATCCTCGAGAACGTCTGCCGCCTGTTCTTCGGCAATCTCGCCCGCAACTTCGATATCCCGATCGAACGGCCCTACCGTATCGCCGGTCTGCGGATCAACCCGGAGCAGATCACCACCGCGATCGTCACCTTGCTGGCCATGGCGGCGGTCTACCTGCTGCTGCGTCACAGTCCCCTCGGCCGCGCCATGCGCGCCGTCGCCGACAACCCCTCGCTGGCAGCCGCGCGCGGCATCGATCGCGACCGCACGATCATGTGGACCTGGATCCTGGCCGCGAGCCTGACCGTCATCGCCGGCGTGCTGGTCGGCATGGACCGCGCGATCGATCCGATGATGGGCTGGAGCTACATCATCACCATCTTCGCGGCGGCGATTCTCGGCGGGTTGGGCAGCCCGGTGGGGGCCGTTCTGGGGGCGCTTGCGGTCGGCCTGGTGCAGGAACTCTCCGTGCTCGTCATCGAGTCCCAATATCGACAGGCCGTCAGCTTCGTCGCCATCGCACTGCTGCTTCTCTTCCGTCCGCAGGGACTACTGGGCCAAGTGAGGATCGCGCGGTGA
- a CDS encoding branched-chain amino acid ABC transporter permease — protein MIAYLVTILTLVSIAAILALALNLQWGLCGMVNFGIVGFFALGAYTAALLAMAGVGPVAATFGAIAICAAAGALVALLSLRLAEEYLAIVTLGFGEIVRLVSLNEAWLTGGALGLPGIPRPFFDLVPAGSYEVYFLGLCLLVLFGVFLGLERLTRSPFGRLVRSVREDSVVAATLGKNVVRTRVIAFAIGSGVTAIAGALHAFFFSYIDPSQFTPIVSAYAFMAVIAGGRGSNRGILLGACTVMVLLEGSRFLKDFVEVLDSDQLAAVRLILIGLGLILFLIFYPQGFGREPRLSAGRLLDRPDAPHPTLPQPGDQNGPRQSRPIVRAAAPDR, from the coding sequence GTGATCGCCTACCTCGTCACCATCCTCACCCTCGTCAGCATCGCCGCCATTCTCGCGCTCGCCCTCAATCTGCAGTGGGGCCTCTGCGGCATGGTCAATTTCGGTATCGTCGGCTTTTTCGCCCTCGGCGCCTACACCGCCGCGCTGCTGGCCATGGCCGGGGTCGGCCCCGTGGCGGCGACCTTCGGCGCGATCGCGATCTGCGCCGCGGCAGGTGCCCTGGTCGCGCTGCTGTCGCTCAGACTGGCCGAGGAGTACCTCGCCATCGTCACCTTGGGATTCGGCGAAATCGTCCGCCTTGTCTCGCTGAACGAGGCCTGGCTGACCGGCGGCGCGCTGGGCCTGCCGGGCATTCCCCGCCCCTTCTTCGATCTCGTTCCCGCCGGGTCCTACGAAGTCTATTTCCTCGGACTCTGCCTTCTGGTGCTGTTCGGCGTTTTCCTCGGTCTCGAGCGCCTGACGCGCTCGCCGTTCGGGCGCCTGGTGCGCTCGGTGCGCGAGGACAGCGTCGTGGCCGCGACATTGGGCAAGAACGTGGTGCGCACCCGTGTGATCGCCTTCGCCATCGGCAGCGGTGTCACCGCGATCGCCGGTGCCCTGCACGCCTTCTTCTTCAGCTACATCGACCCCAGCCAGTTCACCCCGATCGTCTCCGCCTATGCCTTCATGGCGGTGATCGCCGGAGGCCGCGGCAGCAATCGCGGCATCCTGCTCGGCGCCTGTACGGTCATGGTGCTGCTGGAGGGCAGCCGCTTCCTGAAGGACTTCGTCGAGGTTCTCGATTCCGATCAGCTCGCCGCAGTGCGCCTGATCCTGATCGGACTCGGCCTCATCCTCTTCCTGATCTTCTACCCGCAGGGCTTCGGCCGGGAGCCGCGCCTGAGCGCCGGCCGCCTGCTCGACAGGCCGGACGCCCCGCATCCCACCTTGCCACAACCTGGAGACCAGAATGGCCCGCGTCAGTCCCGTCCCATCGTCCGCGCTGCCGCCCCGGATCGCTGA
- a CDS encoding carboxymuconolactone decarboxylase family protein codes for MARVSPVPSSALPPRIAEIFEAYAGTYGPFRNQVEVMAHVPAAVEHIPALLMDLKREKAVPWRYIELAIVVVSKLNDCEYCVAHHAPVLEVEGVSQAGIARILDYDDHPELDEADRVVIEYAIQVTQTPQRIRDRMFERLRAHFTEAQIVELTLRIALCGFFNRFNDALMIQMETEAEQA; via the coding sequence ATGGCCCGCGTCAGTCCCGTCCCATCGTCCGCGCTGCCGCCCCGGATCGCTGAAATCTTCGAGGCCTACGCCGGCACCTACGGCCCCTTTCGCAATCAGGTCGAGGTAATGGCGCACGTGCCGGCGGCCGTCGAGCATATCCCGGCGCTGCTGATGGATCTGAAGCGCGAGAAAGCCGTGCCCTGGCGTTACATCGAGTTGGCGATCGTCGTCGTCTCCAAGCTGAACGACTGCGAGTACTGCGTTGCGCATCATGCCCCCGTCCTGGAGGTCGAGGGCGTTTCGCAGGCCGGCATCGCGCGCATCCTGGACTACGACGACCACCCCGAACTGGATGAGGCCGATCGGGTCGTCATCGAATACGCGATCCAGGTCACCCAGACGCCCCAGCGGATCCGCGACCGCATGTTCGAGCGGCTGCGCGCGCACTTCACCGAAGCGCAGATCGTCGAGTTGACCCTGCGCATCGCCCTTTGCGGCTTCTTCAACCGCTTCAACGACGCGCTGATGATCCAAATGGAGACCGAAGCCGAACAGGCCTGA
- a CDS encoding ABC transporter substrate-binding protein: MSKTERSTRTSITRRRALQGMGALAGAAVAAPWVRPAAANEPIPIGMVIPFTGATGAYGPEMEKAARLVAKQINDAGGLLGGRQIELIIEDSESIPTAGVAATKKLLEVNRVEAIIGYWGSPIAMASKQLILDAGKVMMVSCAADAVTQEPHGGHIWRFQAKSTQWGPAGAKIMQQNGQNRVAVLAQQNPFVISMVEPFRAEIERNGGEIVKEVVYNPDQPSYRAEVEEVFAMEPDGVFIPGLLTDFSSIVKEYYRAGFTTPITSLSIAADANGKFLENVGAEIAEGVHHFQPAPPIDSENYKRFLTEMGESADTVFLFAGNAYDQMSMTALAIEKAGNADGKVWTKEVMGLANPGGVKTMDPIEALDLLRAGEDIDFIGAGSDCDFDDQGDQVNRHFLHRVIRDGENVKVQVIT, encoded by the coding sequence ATGTCCAAGACCGAACGATCCACCCGAACCTCCATCACCCGGCGCCGGGCGCTTCAGGGCATGGGCGCCCTGGCCGGAGCCGCCGTGGCAGCGCCCTGGGTCCGCCCGGCCGCCGCCAACGAGCCGATCCCCATAGGCATGGTCATTCCCTTCACCGGCGCGACCGGCGCCTACGGTCCGGAAATGGAGAAGGCCGCGCGTCTCGTGGCCAAGCAGATCAACGACGCGGGCGGCCTGCTCGGCGGCCGGCAGATCGAACTTATCATCGAGGACTCGGAGAGCATTCCGACCGCCGGCGTTGCGGCCACGAAGAAACTGCTTGAGGTGAACCGGGTCGAGGCGATCATCGGCTATTGGGGCAGCCCGATCGCGATGGCCTCCAAGCAGCTGATCCTCGACGCCGGCAAGGTCATGATGGTCTCCTGCGCCGCCGACGCCGTGACCCAGGAGCCGCACGGAGGGCACATCTGGCGCTTCCAGGCCAAGAGCACGCAATGGGGACCTGCCGGCGCGAAGATCATGCAGCAGAACGGCCAGAACAGAGTGGCCGTGCTGGCGCAGCAAAATCCCTTCGTCATCTCGATGGTCGAGCCCTTCCGTGCAGAGATCGAGCGCAACGGCGGCGAGATCGTCAAGGAGGTGGTCTACAACCCCGATCAGCCGTCGTATCGCGCCGAGGTCGAAGAGGTCTTCGCCATGGAGCCGGACGGCGTGTTCATCCCCGGCCTGCTGACCGACTTCAGCTCTATCGTGAAGGAGTACTACCGCGCCGGCTTCACCACGCCGATCACCTCCCTCTCGATCGCCGCTGACGCCAACGGCAAGTTCCTGGAGAACGTCGGCGCGGAAATCGCCGAAGGCGTGCATCACTTTCAGCCGGCGCCGCCGATCGACAGCGAAAATTACAAGCGTTTCCTCACGGAGATGGGCGAGTCCGCGGATACGGTCTTCCTCTTCGCCGGAAATGCCTACGACCAGATGTCGATGACGGCACTGGCGATCGAGAAGGCAGGCAACGCTGACGGCAAGGTCTGGACGAAAGAGGTGATGGGTCTCGCAAACCCTGGCGGCGTGAAGACCATGGATCCGATCGAAGCGCTGGATCTGCTGCGTGCGGGCGAGGACATCGACTTCATCGGCGCCGGATCGGACTGCGACTTCGACGATCAGGGCGACCAGGTGAACCGCCACTTCCTCCATCGCGTGATCCGCGACGGCGAGAACGTGAAGGTTCAGGTCATCACCTGA
- a CDS encoding D-ribose ABC transporter substrate-binding protein — protein MRKLMLTAVIGLMASPALAEDGTIGLSVSTLNNPFFVTLRDGAQEAAGRLGLDLVVVDAQDSVSKQVSDIEDLVTRDVQVLIVNPTDSDAVMPAVRGAIEAGIPVVAVDRGVNSVELASFVVSDNAAGGVLAGTFICEQIGSEGSVVELEGIPGVSATRDRGAGFNEAIAESCPDVEVVARQTANFNRAEGLSVMENILVAQPEIDALFAHNDEMALGALQAVESSGRDILVVGFDATDDAVGAVEECRMGATVAQQPDQLGAQAMEIASEIIADGPPDAQVDVFVDLRLVTNDACD, from the coding sequence GTGCGTAAGCTCATGTTGACGGCTGTCATCGGCCTGATGGCCAGCCCGGCCCTGGCCGAAGACGGCACCATCGGTTTGTCGGTGTCGACCCTGAACAACCCCTTCTTCGTCACCCTGCGCGACGGTGCCCAGGAAGCTGCCGGCAGACTCGGCCTCGACCTGGTGGTGGTGGACGCCCAGGACAGCGTCTCGAAGCAGGTCTCGGACATTGAGGACCTGGTGACCCGCGACGTGCAGGTGCTGATCGTCAATCCGACCGATTCCGACGCCGTCATGCCGGCCGTGCGCGGCGCGATCGAAGCCGGCATCCCGGTCGTGGCCGTCGACCGAGGCGTCAACTCCGTCGAGCTGGCCTCTTTCGTGGTCTCCGACAATGCCGCCGGCGGTGTGCTGGCGGGAACCTTCATCTGCGAGCAGATCGGCTCCGAGGGCAGTGTCGTCGAGCTCGAAGGCATTCCCGGCGTGTCGGCCACCCGCGACCGCGGCGCCGGCTTCAACGAGGCCATCGCCGAGAGCTGCCCGGACGTCGAAGTGGTGGCCCGCCAGACCGCCAATTTCAACCGGGCCGAAGGGTTGTCGGTGATGGAGAACATCCTCGTCGCCCAGCCGGAGATCGATGCCCTCTTCGCCCATAACGACGAGATGGCACTGGGCGCCCTGCAGGCCGTCGAGTCCTCGGGCCGCGACATCCTGGTGGTCGGTTTCGACGCGACCGATGACGCGGTCGGGGCGGTGGAGGAGTGCCGCATGGGGGCCACCGTCGCCCAGCAGCCCGACCAATTGGGCGCGCAGGCGATGGAGATCGCCAGCGAGATCATCGCCGATGGGCCTCCGGACGCGCAGGTCGACGTCTTCGTCGACCTGCGTCTGGTGACCAACGACGCCTGCGACTAA
- a CDS encoding ABC transporter permease: MSQGPNKERNGSGGGTPRPLFDWGTLLARFGLVLALLALIVVLSVMSDRFLSWNNIVNILRQISINAIIAFGMTVVIIGRGIDLSVGSLVALTGVIGASIAVLGVPERGLEPTFLQLAYPWLAMGAMLLIGTLLGLWNGAFVAYAGIAPFIVTLAGLTMFRGGALAYTEGRPISGMPEAIYQIGNGEILWLPTPIWIMLIFLAVSYFLLRHTSLGRSIYAIGGNEEAARLSGIPVRRVKLFTYAFCGFAAALAAIILTSRVNSGQPSAGVAFELDAIAAVVVGGTSLFGGRGGVFGTLVGALIIGVINNGMNLLDVPSFYQQIVKGGVILAALLIERIVAKRR, translated from the coding sequence ATGTCACAGGGGCCCAATAAAGAGCGCAACGGATCGGGGGGCGGAACGCCCCGGCCGCTGTTCGACTGGGGCACCCTGTTGGCCCGGTTCGGACTGGTGCTGGCGCTGCTGGCGCTGATCGTTGTCTTGTCGGTGATGTCCGACCGGTTTCTGAGCTGGAACAACATCGTCAATATCCTGCGGCAGATCTCGATCAACGCCATCATCGCCTTCGGCATGACCGTGGTGATCATCGGTCGCGGCATCGACCTGTCGGTTGGATCGCTGGTGGCGCTGACCGGCGTGATCGGCGCCAGCATCGCGGTTCTCGGTGTTCCCGAACGAGGCCTGGAGCCGACCTTCCTGCAGCTGGCGTATCCCTGGCTGGCGATGGGCGCCATGCTGCTGATCGGCACCCTGCTTGGCCTCTGGAACGGCGCCTTCGTGGCCTATGCCGGCATTGCCCCCTTTATCGTCACCCTGGCCGGTCTGACGATGTTTCGCGGCGGCGCCTTGGCCTACACCGAAGGACGCCCGATCAGTGGCATGCCGGAGGCGATATACCAGATCGGTAACGGCGAGATCCTGTGGCTGCCGACGCCGATCTGGATCATGCTGATCTTCTTGGCTGTCTCCTACTTCCTGCTGCGGCACACCTCGCTGGGCCGGTCGATCTACGCCATCGGCGGCAACGAGGAAGCGGCCCGGCTGTCCGGCATTCCGGTGCGGCGGGTCAAGCTCTTCACTTACGCCTTTTGCGGTTTTGCCGCGGCGCTGGCGGCGATCATCCTGACCTCGCGGGTCAACTCCGGCCAGCCGTCGGCCGGCGTGGCCTTCGAACTGGACGCCATCGCCGCCGTCGTGGTTGGCGGCACATCGCTGTTCGGTGGCCGCGGCGGCGTCTTCGGAACGCTGGTCGGCGCCCTGATCATCGGCGTCATCAACAACGGGATGAACCTGCTGGACGTCCCGTCCTTCTACCAGCAGATCGTCAAGGGCGGCGTGATTCTGGCCGCCCTGCTGATCGAGCGCATCGTAGCGAAGCGCCGCTGA